A stretch of Aureispira sp. CCB-E DNA encodes these proteins:
- the gwsS gene encoding grasp-with-spasm system SPASM domain peptide maturase, producing the protein MKILATNCKITKGLQRACISDFQHQEFWFIPLELAAFLEYKKDYSELSKLSVDLLQKLELLDVVLEIDSSDKNFMIEIPLDFDVPYHISNAILDYNQTSTYNFKNILHQLKEINCPHLEIRFYDVLDFLLLYSISEVSKNSTIESIDVYLPYETHFPYKKLEMLRANNLRFRWFFIHSVPLEFTPKKEEHQFVKHTNQVITDQGHCGAVHYFYFEPHISVFTESQHHNTCLNRKISIDTDGNIKNCPSMQQSFGHISNTTLEEVIKNPAFTKMWDIKKDDIDKCKTCEFRHICTDCRAYLENPDDLYAAPLKCGYNPETCEWEEWSTNPLKEKAIEYYQLQSIL; encoded by the coding sequence ATGAAAATACTAGCCACTAATTGTAAGATAACTAAAGGACTTCAAAGAGCTTGTATATCTGATTTTCAGCACCAAGAATTTTGGTTTATCCCACTAGAACTTGCAGCCTTTCTTGAGTATAAAAAGGATTATTCAGAACTAAGTAAACTAAGTGTAGATTTATTGCAAAAACTGGAGCTTTTAGATGTTGTTTTAGAGATAGATTCAAGTGACAAAAACTTTATGATTGAGATTCCACTTGACTTCGATGTTCCATATCATATTTCAAATGCTATTTTAGATTATAATCAAACATCTACATATAACTTTAAAAATATTCTTCATCAGCTAAAAGAGATAAATTGTCCTCATCTTGAAATCAGATTTTATGACGTTCTTGATTTTTTATTATTGTATTCTATTAGTGAAGTAAGTAAGAACTCTACTATAGAATCTATAGATGTATATCTTCCTTACGAAACTCATTTTCCATATAAAAAATTAGAAATGTTACGAGCTAATAATCTAAGATTTCGTTGGTTTTTTATACACAGCGTTCCATTAGAATTTACCCCTAAAAAAGAAGAGCACCAGTTTGTCAAACATACTAATCAGGTTATAACCGATCAAGGTCATTGTGGAGCAGTACATTACTTTTATTTTGAACCACACATTTCTGTTTTCACAGAATCCCAACACCACAACACCTGTCTTAATCGGAAAATATCTATCGACACAGATGGCAACATCAAAAACTGCCCCTCGATGCAACAATCCTTTGGACACATTAGCAATACGACCTTAGAAGAAGTCATTAAAAACCCAGCATTTACTAAAATGTGGGACATAAAAAAAGATGACATTGATAAATGTAAGACCTGTGAGTTTCGGCATATATGCACAGATTGTCGAGCTTATTTAGAAAACCCAGATGATTTATACGCTGCTCCCTTAAAATGTGGCTATAATCCCGAAACTTGTGAATGGGAGGAATGGAGCACCAATCCTCTAAAAGAAAAAGCCATCGAATACTATCAGCTTCAATCGATACTCTAA
- a CDS encoding peptidase domain-containing ABC transporter, translating to MPLKFPFYKQLDAMDCGPTCLKMIAQWHGKSVPLQYLREQSYITREGVSMLGIVEAAENIGYRTIAVQLHYAKEKDTLGLMQFPLPCIAYWQQKHFVVVYKITKTHIWVSDPAEGKLKLKRSFFEKGWLNKNKKGIVLGLETTPAFYAENVEMQNTSNWKYLIGYIKPYKRLIFQFILGMMTGLVFQLMFPFLTQSLIDVGVNNQNISFVSLVLIAQLVLSISQVFVRFIQSWIVLNIGRRVNVNLIADFLAKMMRLPLGFFDAKNVGDLYQRISDNHRVESFLTGSVLNMLFSIVTVFVFSSILLLYNSLIFVVFLFFSILYLLWVWGFLKWRKELDYMAFQQASDNQQALYEIINGVQEIKLQGSERKRRWQWVEIQAKLFSVQTKSLVLRQYQEFGVLLFSRLKDILISFIAASAVINGEMTLGMMVAVQYIVGQLNTPFQQFISFVYAAQDAKISLERMNEITAEKDENTTTVHSIQQLPKTFDLKLEKLSFSYTPIASPVLKELNLTIPAGKTTAIVGASGSGKTTLLKLLLGFYEPINGKISVAKTPLSSIDKRYWRSLCGTVMQDGYIFSDTIAQNIAESDTSIDYKKLHQAIEIANISDLIATLPLGYNTMIGSKGSGISQGQKQRILIARAVYKNPDVLFLDEATNALDATNEREIVEKLNQFLASKTVIVVAHRLSTVMNADQIIVLDNGKIVEQGTHQTLLNQKGKYYQLVQNQLDVEQVGVN from the coding sequence ATGCCTCTAAAATTCCCATTTTACAAACAGCTAGATGCCATGGACTGTGGACCAACCTGCCTCAAAATGATTGCACAATGGCATGGCAAATCGGTACCTTTACAATACTTAAGAGAACAGAGTTACATTACTAGAGAGGGGGTATCTATGTTAGGTATTGTCGAAGCAGCAGAAAATATTGGCTATCGCACCATTGCTGTACAACTCCATTATGCAAAAGAAAAAGACACACTTGGTTTAATGCAGTTTCCGCTACCTTGCATTGCTTACTGGCAACAAAAACACTTTGTTGTTGTCTACAAAATCACTAAAACACATATTTGGGTTTCGGATCCAGCCGAGGGAAAATTAAAACTAAAGCGCTCCTTCTTCGAAAAGGGTTGGTTGAATAAAAATAAAAAGGGTATTGTTTTGGGTTTAGAAACAACACCTGCTTTCTATGCAGAAAATGTAGAAATGCAGAATACTTCTAATTGGAAGTATTTGATTGGATATATCAAACCATATAAGCGGTTAATTTTTCAGTTTATCTTGGGAATGATGACTGGCTTGGTTTTTCAATTGATGTTCCCTTTTCTTACTCAGTCATTAATTGATGTTGGTGTCAATAATCAAAACATTAGCTTTGTTTCGTTGGTCTTAATTGCTCAACTAGTCTTGTCCATTAGTCAAGTTTTTGTTCGTTTTATTCAATCTTGGATTGTACTTAATATCGGGCGTCGAGTAAATGTCAATTTGATTGCTGATTTTTTAGCTAAGATGATGCGCTTGCCCTTAGGTTTTTTTGATGCTAAAAATGTAGGGGACTTATACCAACGAATTAGTGACAACCATAGAGTAGAATCTTTTTTGACAGGATCAGTACTCAATATGCTCTTCTCAATAGTTACTGTTTTTGTATTTTCAAGTATTCTACTGTTATACAACAGCCTTATTTTTGTTGTTTTTTTATTTTTCTCTATTCTTTATTTGCTTTGGGTATGGGGCTTTTTAAAATGGCGCAAAGAGCTAGATTATATGGCATTTCAACAAGCTTCAGATAATCAACAAGCATTGTATGAAATTATCAATGGTGTTCAAGAAATTAAGTTGCAAGGAAGTGAGCGAAAACGACGTTGGCAATGGGTAGAGATACAAGCCAAATTGTTCAGTGTTCAAACCAAATCATTGGTCTTGCGACAATATCAAGAATTTGGAGTACTACTCTTCTCTAGACTCAAGGATATATTGATCTCTTTTATTGCTGCATCAGCTGTTATTAATGGCGAAATGACGTTGGGAATGATGGTTGCTGTTCAATATATTGTGGGGCAATTAAACACTCCTTTCCAACAGTTTATAAGCTTTGTCTATGCTGCTCAAGATGCCAAAATCAGCTTGGAACGTATGAATGAAATCACCGCTGAAAAAGATGAAAATACAACAACAGTCCATTCTATACAGCAACTGCCCAAAACATTCGATTTAAAGTTAGAAAAATTGTCTTTTAGTTATACGCCTATTGCTTCTCCTGTTTTAAAAGAATTAAACTTAACTATTCCTGCTGGCAAAACAACGGCTATTGTTGGTGCTAGTGGTAGCGGCAAAACTACTTTGCTAAAATTATTACTAGGATTTTACGAACCTATCAACGGAAAAATATCAGTTGCAAAAACACCCTTATCCTCTATTGACAAACGCTATTGGCGAAGCCTTTGTGGCACTGTAATGCAAGATGGGTATATTTTTTCAGATACCATTGCTCAAAATATTGCCGAAAGCGATACCTCTATTGATTATAAAAAATTACATCAAGCGATTGAAATTGCCAATATTAGCGACTTGATTGCTACGCTTCCGTTAGGATACAATACAATGATTGGCTCTAAAGGGAGTGGCATATCACAGGGGCAAAAACAGCGTATTCTTATCGCTAGGGCGGTCTATAAAAATCCTGATGTATTGTTTTTAGACGAAGCAACCAACGCTTTGGATGCTACAAACGAACGAGAAATTGTGGAAAAACTAAACCAATTTTTAGCTTCCAAAACGGTTATTGTAGTAGCACATCGACTAAGCACCGTCATGAATGCGGATCAAATCATTGTCTTGGATAATGGCAAAATTGTAGAGCAGGGCACGCACCAAACATTATTAAACCAAAAAGGAAAATATTATCAACTTGTCCAAAACCAATTGGATGTGGAACAAGTAGGTGTCAATTAA
- a CDS encoding TolC family protein: protein MKHSITKPVLIALVLFCSTNTLVGQTDSLLLTYEQFLQEIYQNHPIARQINLQRDQAAQYLKKARGGFDPKVGANWDFKNFDKKNYYNILNAHLKVPIWSDIALEAGYNYANGYYLNPENKLPEAGQAYLGIKIPLLNGLWTSERRTTLQQAKLMLGASEVEIQALLNDLLYKAGKTYWDWVKVYSELLVVEESLKNAQTQFEATKRSFIEGDKPAVDTLKSFIQIQERAVLLANKRIEVQNAARLVSAYLWSDQQEPLVLQEGMYPVGLAQLAMQPLAESLLENSLSQLQQHPNILMYDFKLQNLDLERKLKVNKLLPKLDFKYNFLSTEHVDFFPVSAAAPIENYKLGLKFSMPIFIRKERADLELVKLKLKATSYQQEAKRRDLQIKVENYFNEVQNFALQTTTIESMVQNYATLLEAERIKFSIGESSVFMVNTRENQLLDAQLKLIKQQVTYLKSRTAFFWITANLEPN, encoded by the coding sequence ATGAAGCATTCTATTACAAAACCTGTTTTAATAGCGTTAGTACTTTTTTGTAGTACCAATACATTGGTCGGGCAAACGGATTCTTTATTACTAACCTATGAGCAATTTTTACAAGAGATTTATCAAAATCATCCTATTGCAAGACAGATTAACTTGCAGCGAGATCAAGCTGCTCAATATTTAAAAAAGGCAAGAGGAGGCTTTGACCCTAAGGTAGGTGCCAACTGGGATTTTAAAAACTTTGACAAAAAAAATTATTACAATATCCTCAATGCACACTTAAAAGTTCCGATTTGGTCTGATATAGCTCTTGAGGCAGGGTATAATTATGCAAATGGTTATTATCTAAATCCTGAAAACAAACTTCCAGAAGCAGGGCAAGCTTATTTAGGTATCAAAATTCCTTTGTTAAATGGTTTGTGGACGAGTGAGCGTAGAACTACTTTGCAGCAAGCTAAGTTAATGTTGGGGGCAAGCGAGGTAGAAATACAAGCTTTGCTCAATGATTTGTTATACAAAGCAGGAAAGACTTATTGGGATTGGGTGAAAGTGTACAGCGAATTATTGGTTGTCGAAGAATCTTTAAAAAATGCTCAAACGCAATTTGAGGCGACCAAAAGGTCTTTTATAGAGGGGGATAAACCTGCCGTAGATACCTTAAAGTCCTTTATTCAAATCCAAGAACGAGCCGTATTATTAGCCAATAAACGTATTGAAGTGCAGAATGCTGCTCGTCTGGTCTCTGCGTATCTTTGGAGTGACCAACAAGAGCCTCTTGTTTTGCAAGAAGGAATGTATCCTGTGGGGTTGGCACAATTGGCCATGCAACCTTTGGCAGAGAGTTTATTGGAAAATAGTCTAAGCCAACTTCAACAGCATCCTAATATTTTGATGTACGATTTTAAGTTGCAAAATTTGGATTTAGAACGCAAACTGAAAGTGAATAAATTACTACCTAAGTTAGATTTTAAATATAATTTCTTGTCAACAGAGCATGTCGATTTTTTCCCTGTTAGTGCTGCCGCTCCTATCGAAAATTATAAATTAGGATTGAAATTTAGTATGCCTATTTTTATTCGAAAAGAGCGAGCAGACTTAGAGTTGGTCAAGCTAAAACTCAAAGCAACCAGTTATCAACAAGAAGCAAAGCGTAGAGATCTACAAATTAAAGTAGAAAACTATTTCAACGAAGTTCAAAATTTTGCTTTGCAAACAACAACCATTGAAAGCATGGTTCAAAATTACGCTACGTTGTTGGAGGCAGAAAGAATAAAGTTTTCTATTGGAGAATCTTCTGTGTTTATGGTCAATACACGAGAAAATCAATTGCTAGATGCACAACTTAAATTAATCAAACAACAAGTAACTTACCTAAAGTCTAGAACCGCATTTTTCTGGATTACAGCAAATTTAGAACCTAATTAA
- a CDS encoding HlyD family secretion protein gives MLNISENTIENKGLENYPAFEKVTQLDTTRKLAYWVIGFFVMLIIIVMLPWTQNISAKGKVTTLRPEHRPQSVYSTIAGKIEKWYVREGESVKAGDTLAYLSEVKADYFDPQLLERTKNQVNAKQAARTAYNQKSEALSQQLDAMQDALNFKLEQTENKVKQYRLKATSDSMAVNAAQTAYQIAVKQFNRTDTLYEQGIKSKTDVEDKRNKMQETEAKLIATQNKYLSTKNELLNAQIELSSVRSNYADKMAKVRSERSSALSSIYDAESQIAKLQNQYANYERRSNLYHIIAPQDGYITKIYRKGIGELVKETDPMLAIMPTDYQLAVETYIRPMDYPLLQLSEEVRFVFDGWPAFVFSGWPNQSYGTFSGEIIAIDNVANENGLYRILISPSKEPNAKPWPEALRVGTGASTLIMLNDVPLWYEFWRQLNGFPPDFYEETKTEEVKLKAPIKHLKK, from the coding sequence ATGCTAAATATATCAGAAAATACGATAGAGAATAAAGGCTTAGAAAATTATCCTGCATTCGAGAAAGTAACCCAACTGGATACAACACGAAAATTGGCTTATTGGGTGATCGGCTTTTTTGTCATGCTTATTATTATAGTCATGTTGCCTTGGACACAGAATATTTCTGCCAAAGGAAAAGTAACTACCCTACGCCCCGAACATCGCCCACAAAGTGTTTATAGCACGATTGCAGGAAAAATTGAGAAATGGTACGTTCGAGAGGGGGAATCTGTTAAAGCAGGGGATACGTTGGCTTATTTGTCAGAGGTTAAAGCAGATTATTTTGATCCTCAATTATTAGAACGAACAAAAAATCAAGTCAACGCCAAACAAGCTGCCCGAACAGCTTACAATCAAAAATCAGAAGCTTTGTCACAACAATTGGATGCGATGCAAGATGCTTTGAATTTCAAGTTGGAACAAACAGAAAATAAAGTAAAGCAGTATCGGTTAAAAGCTACTTCAGATAGTATGGCGGTTAATGCGGCACAAACAGCTTACCAAATTGCCGTGAAACAGTTTAACCGAACAGATACGCTATACGAACAAGGCATTAAATCAAAAACAGATGTAGAGGATAAACGGAATAAAATGCAAGAGACAGAGGCAAAGTTGATTGCAACACAAAATAAATATTTGAGTACAAAAAATGAATTGCTAAATGCACAAATTGAATTGAGTAGTGTGCGTAGTAATTATGCCGATAAGATGGCAAAGGTGCGTTCTGAACGTTCTAGTGCTTTATCCAGTATTTATGATGCAGAAAGTCAAATTGCCAAGCTCCAAAATCAATATGCTAACTATGAACGTCGTTCGAATTTGTATCATATTATAGCACCACAAGATGGTTATATTACTAAAATCTATCGCAAAGGTATTGGTGAATTAGTGAAGGAAACAGATCCAATGCTAGCAATTATGCCAACGGATTATCAACTTGCGGTCGAAACTTATATTCGACCAATGGACTATCCTTTATTGCAATTGAGCGAAGAGGTTCGTTTTGTTTTTGATGGTTGGCCTGCTTTTGTTTTCTCTGGTTGGCCCAACCAGTCTTATGGTACATTTAGTGGCGAAATTATTGCTATTGATAATGTTGCTAATGAAAATGGTTTGTACCGAATTTTAATTTCTCCAAGCAAGGAACCGAATGCCAAACCCTGGCCAGAAGCCTTGCGAGTAGGAACAGGAGCTAGTACGTTGATTATGCTGAATGATGTTCCGTTGTGGTACGAGTTTTGGCGCCAACTGAATGGCTTCCCGCCTGATTTTTATGAGGAAACAAAAACCGAAGAAGTAAAATTAAAAGCCCCTATCAAGCATTTAAAGAAGTGA
- a CDS encoding peptidase domain-containing ABC transporter encodes MDTLKGHPLKRFFRLLRLDKKDIIFIYIYAIFEGIISLTIPVGIQAIINLIALNQVSSSWIVLTFIVALGTGVAGAMKLMQHIITETIQQRIFTRAAFDFAYRMPRLQMESIKNEYAPELANRFFDTLSIQKGIPKILVDLSAASLQIVFGLILLSLYHPFFVFFGFILLILIAIIVVSTFSPGLSSSLLESKYKYKVAYWLEELGRTMGSFKLAGRTKYPLEKTDDLVTGYLDYRKKHFRIVKVQMVSVIILKTLATAALLSIGGLLVINNELNIGQFVASEIVIIIILNALDKIVMGMETIFDLLTAVEKIGLVTDLPLEEETGLDFKEIYCPNGMSININNLTYETKEDKQKILDHISLEIKSGERVCVVGASASGKSTLLKVIMGLYNNFSGTISYNDIPRKNMNIASLRSYIGDHVTEEHLFHGTLIKNITMGRSNVTIQDVIEVCKKISLSEFIKSQPEGLNTMISSDGERLPQSVIKKIILARCIVDMPKLVVTEPLLYSMSSDDTKRIIEILTNKENPWTLIAVSRSAKMARACDRVVVMDQGQIIFNGSYQALEAQPYFDQLFDDVLN; translated from the coding sequence ATGGATACACTAAAGGGACATCCCTTAAAGCGTTTTTTTCGGTTGTTGCGACTTGATAAAAAAGACATAATATTTATATATATATATGCTATATTTGAGGGGATCATTAGTTTAACCATTCCTGTAGGGATACAGGCAATTATCAATCTAATTGCTTTAAACCAAGTCTCTTCCTCTTGGATTGTTCTGACGTTTATCGTTGCCTTAGGAACAGGAGTAGCAGGAGCTATGAAATTGATGCAGCATATCATTACGGAGACCATTCAACAAAGAATTTTTACCCGTGCTGCCTTTGACTTTGCATATAGAATGCCTCGTTTACAGATGGAGTCTATCAAAAATGAATACGCTCCCGAACTAGCAAATCGCTTTTTTGATACCTTGTCGATTCAAAAAGGAATCCCAAAGATCTTGGTTGATTTGTCCGCTGCATCTTTGCAAATTGTTTTTGGTCTTATTTTACTTTCCTTATATCATCCTTTCTTTGTCTTCTTCGGATTTATACTATTAATACTAATTGCAATTATTGTTGTTAGTACCTTTTCGCCAGGTTTGTCTTCTAGCTTGTTGGAGTCAAAATATAAATACAAGGTAGCTTATTGGCTCGAAGAGTTGGGACGAACAATGGGATCATTTAAATTGGCTGGACGAACAAAATATCCATTAGAGAAAACAGATGATTTAGTAACAGGATACTTGGATTACCGAAAAAAGCATTTCCGTATTGTCAAAGTACAAATGGTTAGTGTTATCATTCTGAAAACTTTAGCTACCGCAGCATTGTTATCTATTGGTGGTTTGTTGGTAATTAACAATGAGTTGAATATTGGTCAATTTGTAGCTTCAGAAATCGTTATCATTATTATTCTGAATGCATTGGACAAAATTGTAATGGGAATGGAAACAATCTTTGATTTGTTGACAGCTGTTGAAAAAATTGGTTTGGTAACCGATCTTCCTCTAGAAGAAGAAACAGGCTTGGATTTCAAAGAAATTTATTGTCCCAATGGAATGTCTATTAATATCAATAATCTAACTTATGAGACAAAGGAGGACAAACAAAAAATATTAGATCACATTTCTCTAGAGATTAAATCGGGGGAAAGAGTTTGTGTTGTTGGAGCTAGTGCCTCTGGAAAGTCAACTTTGCTGAAGGTAATCATGGGTTTGTATAACAATTTTTCAGGGACAATTTCATACAATGATATCCCCCGAAAAAATATGAATATTGCAAGCTTGCGTTCATACATCGGAGATCATGTTACAGAAGAACACCTTTTTCATGGCACATTAATCAAAAACATTACAATGGGGCGCTCTAATGTTACCATTCAAGATGTTATTGAAGTTTGCAAAAAGATTAGTTTATCTGAGTTTATCAAAAGTCAGCCAGAGGGATTGAATACTATGATTTCATCTGATGGAGAACGTCTGCCTCAGAGCGTTATTAAGAAAATTATTTTGGCACGTTGTATTGTTGATATGCCTAAATTGGTGGTAACGGAACCTTTATTATATAGCATGAGTTCTGATGATACCAAGCGCATTATAGAGATTTTAACAAACAAAGAAAACCCTTGGACATTGATTGCTGTAAGCCGAAGTGCTAAGATGGCAAGAGCTTGTGACCGAGTTGTTGTAATGGATCAAGGGCAAATTATATTTAATGGTTCGTACCAAGCCTTAGAGGCACAACCTTATTTTGATCAGTTATTTGATGATGTTTTAAACTAA
- a CDS encoding ATP-binding cassette domain-containing protein, with the protein MQTKNFIQFSNISIYRNKILVLKNINISIRRGDFVYLLGQTGSGKSALLETIYAQQPIQQGTLVVDQMPVHQIDQNTQPYLRRKIGLVSHSFPLNTNLSVYQNLEFVLTATDWTDANNRATRIHQVLQLLKITALEKQKTDQLTKKEYVQVLIARALLNSPSILLLDAPVQHLDVQAAQEILRFVYQYAQNNTTTVLFATVNNKIPQLIAGDKVLLCQENTVEEME; encoded by the coding sequence ATGCAAACCAAGAATTTCATACAGTTTAGTAATATTTCTATCTATCGCAATAAAATATTAGTCCTAAAAAACATTAATATTTCTATTCGAAGAGGTGATTTTGTGTACCTACTTGGACAAACAGGAAGTGGCAAGAGTGCGCTGCTTGAAACGATATACGCTCAACAGCCCATCCAACAAGGAACGCTAGTCGTAGACCAAATGCCTGTGCACCAAATTGACCAAAATACTCAACCTTATTTAAGGCGAAAAATAGGTTTGGTTAGCCATTCATTTCCACTCAATACCAATTTATCCGTTTATCAAAATCTAGAATTCGTATTAACAGCAACAGATTGGACAGATGCCAATAATAGAGCAACTAGAATTCACCAAGTATTGCAACTACTAAAGATTACAGCTTTAGAAAAGCAAAAAACAGACCAATTAACTAAAAAAGAATATGTTCAGGTTTTGATTGCTCGTGCCTTATTAAATAGCCCTTCTATATTATTATTAGATGCCCCCGTGCAACATTTGGACGTACAAGCAGCACAAGAAATCCTTCGTTTTGTCTATCAATATGCCCAAAACAACACTACAACCGTACTTTTTGCTACTGTAAACAACAAAATTCCCCAATTGATCGCAGGCGACAAAGTGCTCTTATGTCAAGAAAATACAGTCGAAGAAATGGAATAA
- a CDS encoding rhodanese-like domain-containing protein, translated as MKLLNLFAISLLSLTVFIACGNGNVASVEQVELLSCKDFDQKIKETESVQLIDVRTSDEFAGGTIGSAINIDFFGENFKEEMAKLDLERPVFVFCAKGGRSGKASAICKELGFKKIYDLDGGYTAWSQYEK; from the coding sequence ATGAAACTATTAAATTTATTTGCAATTAGCTTATTGTCATTGACTGTATTTATCGCTTGTGGAAATGGAAATGTTGCATCGGTAGAACAGGTCGAGTTATTGTCGTGCAAGGATTTTGATCAAAAAATCAAAGAAACAGAATCTGTACAGTTGATAGATGTTAGAACTTCTGATGAATTTGCAGGAGGAACAATTGGTTCAGCAATCAATATTGACTTTTTTGGAGAAAATTTTAAAGAAGAAATGGCAAAATTGGATTTAGAGCGTCCTGTATTTGTTTTTTGTGCTAAAGGAGGGCGTAGCGGTAAAGCGAGCGCTATTTGTAAAGAATTAGGGTTTAAAAAGATTTATGACTTGGATGGAGGGTATACTGCATGGAGTCAATATGAAAAATAA
- the rpiB gene encoding ribose 5-phosphate isomerase B — MEKVIALGCDHAGFDYKEAVIKLLKERGYTINDKGTNSQDSVDYPDFVHPVANDIEAGKAECGIVMCGSGNGVAITVNKHAGIRAALCWTEELAELARQHNNANVLAIPVRFVSEPIALDMVRAFLDTEFEGGRHQRRVDKIDLK; from the coding sequence ATGGAAAAAGTAATTGCTTTAGGTTGCGACCATGCTGGCTTTGATTACAAAGAAGCTGTTATCAAGCTATTAAAAGAACGTGGATATACCATTAACGACAAAGGAACCAACTCGCAGGACTCCGTAGATTATCCAGATTTTGTACACCCCGTCGCCAATGACATTGAAGCAGGCAAGGCTGAATGTGGTATTGTTATGTGTGGCAGTGGCAATGGAGTTGCGATCACCGTAAACAAGCATGCTGGCATCCGTGCTGCACTTTGTTGGACCGAAGAACTAGCCGAACTAGCTCGTCAACACAACAATGCAAATGTTTTAGCAATTCCTGTACGTTTTGTTAGTGAACCAATAGCTTTAGATATGGTTCGTGCTTTTTTAGATACCGAATTTGAAGGTGGACGTCATCAACGTAGAGTTGACAAAATCGATTTGAAATAG
- a CDS encoding enoyl-CoA hydratase/isomerase family protein has protein sequence MNTLSIQSKDNYLVVQLDRGKANALNQEMINELRQLIRNTEADDAIEGIVLTGKPHFFSGGVDLLEVYYYDSEGIRNFWGSFLQLATEMLAFSKPLIASITGHSPAGGCILACACDYRVMAIGDKYQIGLNEMAVGIAPRESILHLYSFWIGQRKAYQYLLEGYLMNGKEALEIGLVDELVPLDQTLIQAEQKMQQYLKLPKSAFRQTKKSLKGGLVQAMSANFEQDLELLHQQLMSKESRTIMGQVVQFLESRKG, from the coding sequence ATGAATACACTTAGTATCCAATCCAAAGACAACTATCTTGTTGTTCAATTAGATCGTGGCAAAGCCAATGCACTTAACCAAGAAATGATTAACGAATTACGTCAATTAATTCGCAACACCGAAGCCGACGATGCCATCGAAGGGATTGTCTTAACAGGTAAGCCTCATTTTTTTAGCGGTGGCGTAGATTTGCTCGAAGTTTATTATTACGATTCTGAAGGCATCCGAAATTTCTGGGGATCATTTTTGCAGCTAGCAACAGAGATGTTAGCATTTAGTAAACCTCTTATCGCATCTATTACTGGGCATAGTCCAGCTGGTGGCTGTATTTTGGCTTGTGCTTGTGATTATCGTGTCATGGCTATCGGCGATAAGTATCAAATTGGTCTCAATGAAATGGCCGTTGGTATTGCTCCTAGAGAGAGTATTCTACACCTTTATTCCTTTTGGATTGGGCAACGTAAAGCCTATCAGTATTTGTTAGAAGGTTATTTGATGAATGGTAAAGAAGCCTTAGAAATTGGCTTAGTCGATGAGTTAGTTCCTCTGGATCAAACCCTCATACAAGCAGAACAAAAGATGCAGCAATACTTAAAGTTACCAAAGAGTGCCTTTCGACAAACTAAAAAATCCTTAAAAGGAGGTTTGGTTCAAGCAATGTCTGCCAACTTTGAACAAGATTTAGAGTTGCTGCACCAACAGCTAATGTCCAAAGAGAGTCGAACTATTATGGGACAGGTTGTTCAGTTTTTGGAATCTAGAAAAGGGTAA